The Sphingomonas sanxanigenens DSM 19645 = NX02 genome includes a region encoding these proteins:
- the gspN gene encoding type II secretion system protein N, producing the protein MRLKLPLGRRALLIAAFVAALIITFPMRLALGAIGLDDSGFSAREVRGSVWFGGLTEARVGTIPLGDVGASLSPVQLLVGRARVDLDGEGPDGVHGAVGISRNSFGIDDVTAKLQAGSSFAPLPLSTIDLTDLSVRYADGQCQRASGRVRANLEGALAGVRLGGGLTGNARCEGGALLLPLVGESGMEQVMLRIREGGRFTADIAVRQGDGPGFSQTIQGRL; encoded by the coding sequence ATGCGGTTGAAGCTTCCGCTGGGGCGCCGCGCGCTGCTGATCGCCGCCTTCGTCGCCGCGCTGATCATCACCTTCCCGATGCGCCTCGCGCTCGGTGCGATCGGGCTCGACGACAGCGGCTTTTCCGCGCGCGAGGTGCGCGGCAGCGTCTGGTTCGGGGGGCTGACCGAGGCGCGCGTCGGCACGATCCCGCTGGGTGACGTCGGCGCATCGCTCTCGCCGGTGCAACTGCTCGTCGGCCGGGCACGCGTCGATCTCGATGGGGAAGGGCCGGATGGCGTGCATGGCGCGGTCGGGATTTCGCGCAACAGCTTCGGCATCGACGATGTCACCGCCAAGCTGCAGGCGGGCAGCAGCTTCGCGCCGCTGCCGCTCTCGACGATCGATCTCACCGACCTTTCGGTGCGCTACGCCGATGGCCAGTGCCAGCGTGCCAGCGGCCGCGTGCGCGCCAATCTGGAAGGCGCGCTTGCCGGCGTTCGGCTGGGCGGTGGCCTCACCGGCAATGCCCGCTGCGAGGGCGGGGCGCTGCTGCTGCCGCTGGTGGGGGAATCGGGAATGGAGCAGGTGATGCTGCGCATCCGCGAAGGCGGCCGCTTCACCGCCGATATCGCCGTGCGCCAGGGCGATGGCCCGGGCTTCTCACAAACGATCCAGGGACGGCTCTGA
- the gspM gene encoding type II secretion system protein GspM: MNARLRLWWGGRSLREQRMLLVMAALLAIVIVWLGILRPVTDGLSLARERHAQAVIGYGEVLAKRDALRALTRAAPAPLDGPLETIVRQTAGEAGFTFASLNADSADHLTLTIANARPAALFGWIAGLERRGVLVERLVVRDNADPTLNVELALRGRMR, from the coding sequence ATGAACGCGCGCCTGCGCCTGTGGTGGGGCGGTCGGTCGCTCCGCGAGCAGCGGATGCTGCTGGTGATGGCGGCATTGCTCGCCATCGTCATCGTCTGGCTCGGTATCCTGCGCCCGGTAACCGATGGACTGTCGCTGGCGCGGGAGCGCCATGCGCAGGCAGTGATCGGCTATGGCGAGGTGCTCGCCAAGCGCGACGCGCTGCGCGCACTGACCCGCGCCGCGCCGGCGCCGCTCGACGGCCCGCTGGAAACCATCGTGCGGCAGACCGCGGGGGAGGCCGGTTTCACCTTCGCCAGCCTCAACGCCGACAGCGCCGATCATCTGACGCTGACCATCGCCAATGCCCGGCCGGCGGCGCTGTTCGGCTGGATCGCCGGGCTCGAACGGCGCGGCGTGCTGGTCGAACGGCTGGTGGTGCGTGACAACGCCGATCCGACGCTCAACGTCGAGCTCGCGCTCAGGGGAAGGATGCGCTGA
- the gspL gene encoding type II secretion system protein GspL, with protein sequence MSNALVLFLPERPESVWRWLRFAGDAVVGRGEGAETIPATSADSAEIERVVAVAPAGAMTLDWAELPKLAPAQARAAAKLLASENTIQPADALHVALGEPDDKAEAGVRPMATLDAARMSAWLAALQARGLDPDAIVPAALLLPRPETGFVRGALGGEVVVRGRDSGFVEDPQLAPLLIGDAPTDTLDSEALERAIAAGVADPPLDLRQGAFARRRRWAIDWKQVRRLITIGVAIAGATLAISLALILRYTLAADGLERRAEVAAAEALPGGAGQGNAVALLDERLAGMRGGGYGFSITAGAVFAAVEAVPAVDLNAMTFERDGTMKLTLSAGTGPEVEAVKARLEALGLRVVPSVFQQSGDRINGDLTVAPR encoded by the coding sequence ATGAGCAATGCGCTGGTGCTGTTCTTGCCCGAGCGCCCGGAGAGCGTGTGGCGCTGGCTGCGTTTCGCCGGCGATGCGGTGGTGGGGCGTGGCGAGGGCGCCGAGACGATTCCGGCGACATCGGCGGACAGCGCCGAGATCGAGCGCGTCGTCGCGGTGGCACCGGCGGGCGCGATGACGCTCGACTGGGCGGAACTGCCCAAGCTGGCGCCCGCGCAGGCGCGCGCGGCTGCGAAGCTGCTGGCGTCCGAGAACACGATTCAGCCGGCCGACGCGCTGCACGTCGCGCTGGGCGAGCCGGATGATAAGGCCGAGGCGGGCGTCCGCCCGATGGCGACGCTGGATGCGGCGCGGATGAGCGCGTGGCTGGCGGCGCTGCAGGCGCGCGGGCTCGATCCCGATGCGATCGTGCCGGCTGCCTTGCTGCTGCCGCGGCCCGAGACCGGCTTCGTGCGCGGCGCGCTGGGCGGTGAGGTCGTGGTCCGCGGCCGCGACAGCGGCTTCGTCGAGGATCCGCAGCTGGCGCCGCTGCTGATCGGCGATGCGCCGACCGACACGCTTGATAGCGAGGCGCTGGAGCGGGCGATCGCCGCAGGTGTCGCCGATCCGCCACTCGATCTCAGGCAAGGCGCGTTTGCGCGCCGCCGGCGGTGGGCGATCGACTGGAAACAGGTGCGGCGCCTCATCACCATCGGCGTCGCCATCGCCGGCGCGACCCTGGCGATCAGCCTGGCGCTGATCCTGCGCTACACGCTCGCTGCGGACGGACTCGAACGGCGTGCCGAGGTCGCGGCTGCGGAGGCGCTGCCCGGCGGCGCAGGGCAGGGCAATGCGGTGGCGCTGCTCGATGAACGGCTCGCAGGGATGCGGGGCGGCGGCTACGGCTTTTCGATAACCGCGGGCGCGGTATTCGCCGCGGTCGAAGCCGTGCCCGCGGTCGATCTCAACGCAATGACCTTTGAACGGGATGGCACGATGAAGCTCACGCTCTCGGCAGGCACCGGCCCCGAGGTGGAGGCGGTGAAGGCAAGGCTGGAGGCGCTCGGCCTGCGCGTCGTGCCCAGCGTATTCCAGCAGTCTGGTGACCGGATCAATGGCGACCTGACGGTGGCGCCGCGATGA
- the gspK gene encoding type II secretion system minor pseudopilin GspK codes for MRARPPVSAGERGAALLTVLLLVAVISVLAAGALEKLRISTRLAANANATDQARAYAYAAETLAQRRIDDIMERDAARTTLEGNWNGRRQRLPIPGGLATATVSDGGNCFNLNSVVSGAQGLEKQASPYGISQFEALMTLLEIPPQEARTIAVSLADWIDTDSMPGSGGAEDNYYAALAEPYLPPNMLIQDPSELRAVAGVTPEVYARLRPWICALPNNEPSPINVNTLSPEQAPLFAMLIPQQLTLERARQMLLERPANGFSSPAAFWKLPALEALVPPMQAAEQIKVRTRYFNLNISVELAGAELSETALIDATRTPSRLVRRQWGDPS; via the coding sequence ATGCGCGCGCGTCCGCCCGTTTCCGCTGGAGAGCGCGGTGCCGCGCTGCTGACGGTGCTGCTGCTCGTCGCGGTGATCTCGGTGCTCGCCGCCGGCGCGCTGGAGAAGTTGCGCATCTCGACGCGGTTGGCCGCGAACGCCAATGCGACGGATCAGGCGCGGGCCTATGCCTATGCCGCGGAAACGCTGGCGCAGCGTCGTATCGACGACATCATGGAGCGCGATGCGGCGCGCACGACGCTGGAGGGCAATTGGAACGGCCGCCGCCAGCGCCTGCCGATCCCCGGCGGCCTCGCCACGGCGACCGTCTCGGACGGCGGCAATTGCTTCAACCTCAACAGCGTCGTCAGCGGCGCGCAGGGGCTGGAGAAGCAGGCCTCTCCCTATGGGATCTCGCAGTTCGAAGCGCTGATGACCTTGCTGGAGATCCCGCCGCAGGAGGCGCGGACGATCGCGGTCTCGCTAGCGGACTGGATCGATACCGACAGCATGCCGGGGTCCGGCGGCGCCGAGGACAATTATTACGCCGCGCTCGCCGAGCCCTATCTTCCTCCCAACATGCTGATCCAGGATCCCAGCGAATTGCGTGCGGTTGCCGGCGTCACGCCCGAAGTCTACGCGCGCCTCAGGCCTTGGATCTGCGCATTGCCGAACAATGAGCCGTCACCGATCAACGTCAACACGCTGTCGCCCGAACAGGCGCCGCTCTTCGCCATGCTGATCCCGCAGCAACTGACGCTCGAGCGCGCGCGCCAGATGCTGCTCGAGCGGCCGGCGAACGGCTTTTCGAGCCCCGCCGCCTTCTGGAAGCTGCCGGCGCTGGAGGCGCTGGTGCCGCCGATGCAGGCGGCTGAGCAGATCAAGGTGCGGACGCGATATTTCAATCTGAACATCAGCGTCGAGCTGGCCGGCGCCGAGCTGAGCGAGACCGCGCTGATCGATGCCACGCGCACGCCCTCGCGGCTGGTGCGGCGGCAATGGGGGGATCCTTCATGA
- the gspJ gene encoding type II secretion system minor pseudopilin GspJ, whose translation MRRSAEHGFTLVELLVALFIFALLASAGVAILAFSVRAQAAASDRLTEIAGLGRVGAIVSADMAQVIPRSTRNREGDPLPAFDGLAVSNGEPFLSFVRTGWTNAEGAARASLQRVEYQFVDGRLERVPFAMLDGAEPITRSVLLDDVDRLSVRYRIDNDWMDTWQPTRAEGLPRAMELTIRRRDGVEYRQLFLVGTGY comes from the coding sequence GTGAGGCGTTCCGCCGAACACGGCTTCACGCTCGTGGAGCTTCTGGTCGCGCTGTTCATCTTTGCGCTGCTCGCCAGCGCCGGCGTCGCAATCCTTGCCTTCAGCGTGCGCGCGCAGGCGGCGGCGAGCGATCGTCTGACCGAGATCGCCGGGCTCGGCCGCGTCGGCGCGATCGTCTCGGCGGACATGGCGCAGGTGATCCCGCGCTCGACCCGTAACCGGGAAGGTGATCCGCTGCCCGCCTTCGATGGCCTTGCCGTCAGCAATGGCGAGCCCTTCCTGTCCTTCGTGCGGACCGGCTGGACCAATGCCGAAGGCGCGGCGCGCGCCAGCCTGCAGCGCGTCGAGTATCAGTTCGTCGACGGCCGGCTCGAACGCGTGCCCTTCGCCATGCTCGACGGGGCCGAGCCGATCACGCGATCGGTGTTGCTCGACGATGTCGACCGGCTCAGCGTCCGCTACCGCATCGACAATGACTGGATGGACACGTGGCAGCCGACGCGCGCCGAGGGATTGCCGCGCGCGATGGAGTTGACCATCCGCCGCCGCGATGGCGTAGAGTATCGGCAGCTCTTCCTCGTCGGGACGGGCTACTGA
- the gspI gene encoding type II secretion system minor pseudopilin GspI: MDRGEPEGEAGFTLLEMLVALIVFSLAALALLRLEGATIRSTADLETQTVGQMVARNVAVETLSDPLAPSLGKSDGKAENGGRQWRWERRTSLTGDQRIARVDIAVFDAAGLQAARLTIVRPRE; this comes from the coding sequence ATGGATAGGGGAGAACCCGAGGGGGAAGCCGGCTTCACCCTCCTCGAAATGCTCGTCGCGCTGATCGTGTTCAGCCTCGCCGCGCTGGCGTTGCTGCGGCTGGAGGGCGCGACCATCCGCAGCACGGCCGATCTCGAGACGCAGACCGTGGGGCAGATGGTGGCGCGCAACGTCGCGGTCGAGACCCTGAGCGATCCGCTCGCGCCATCGCTTGGCAAGAGCGACGGCAAGGCCGAGAATGGCGGTCGCCAGTGGCGGTGGGAGCGCCGCACCTCGCTGACCGGCGACCAGCGCATCGCCCGCGTCGATATCGCCGTGTTCGATGCGGCCGGCCTGCAGGCTGCGCGCCTCACCATCGTAAGGCCGCGCGAATGA
- a CDS encoding GspH/FimT family pseudopilin yields the protein MTSRRSDLAQGFAPLRRSAERGFTSLRRSAEHGFTSLRRAAEHGFTLVELMIVITIVALMSAAVVLAMPDPRGRLVDEAERFAARAKAARDAAVVESHSINLSVSAQGYRFEARRAGRWVPLSDKPFRPEEWTDGTVAVAAGGRSRVTFDSTGLASQRMEVTLLREGVRSIVVIDTDGTVRIDG from the coding sequence ATGACTTCGCGGCGGAGCGATCTGGCACAGGGCTTCGCGCCCTTGCGGCGTTCCGCCGAACGCGGCTTCACGTCTCTCAGGCGTTCCGCCGAGCACGGCTTCACGTCCCTGAGGCGTGCCGCCGAACACGGCTTCACGCTTGTCGAACTGATGATCGTGATCACGATCGTGGCGTTGATGTCGGCGGCGGTGGTGCTCGCGATGCCCGATCCGCGCGGCCGCCTGGTCGATGAGGCCGAGCGTTTCGCGGCGCGCGCCAAGGCAGCGCGCGATGCGGCGGTCGTGGAATCGCACAGCATCAACCTCAGCGTTTCCGCCCAGGGCTATCGCTTCGAGGCGCGCCGCGCCGGCCGCTGGGTACCGCTCTCGGATAAGCCTTTCCGCCCCGAGGAATGGACGGACGGCACCGTCGCTGTCGCCGCGGGTGGCCGCAGCCGGGTAACCTTCGATTCCACCGGCCTCGCCAGCCAGCGCATGGAAGTCACGCTGTTGCGCGAGGGCGTGCGGAGCATCGTGGTGATCGATACCGACGGTACGGTGCGGATCGATGGATAG
- the gspG gene encoding type II secretion system major pseudopilin GspG: MRSSPILASLRRRLAAGPARRPDEDGFTPVRRSAEHGFTLVELMVVIVIIGLLATIVAINVIPAGDRARVDKAKADIATIEQALEMYRLHNLNYPSTGDGLSALLTPPPSLQNAQRYQRGGYIKKLPDDPWGRPYNYSAPGRNGPFDIWSYGADGVEGGTDDNADIGSWQ; encoded by the coding sequence ATGCGTAGTTCCCCGATCCTTGCTTCCTTGCGCCGCCGCCTGGCGGCCGGGCCGGCACGCCGGCCGGACGAAGACGGCTTCACGCCCGTGAGGCGTTCCGCCGAACACGGCTTCACGCTGGTGGAGTTGATGGTCGTGATCGTGATCATCGGCCTGCTCGCCACGATCGTCGCGATCAACGTGATCCCCGCCGGGGACCGTGCCCGCGTCGACAAGGCCAAGGCGGACATCGCCACGATCGAGCAGGCGCTGGAGATGTACCGGCTGCACAACCTGAACTACCCGTCGACCGGGGATGGTCTTTCGGCGCTGCTGACCCCGCCGCCGTCGCTGCAGAACGCGCAACGCTATCAGCGCGGCGGCTATATCAAGAAGCTGCCGGACGATCCGTGGGGCCGCCCGTACAATTATAGCGCGCCGGGCCGGAATGGTCCGTTCGACATCTGGTCCTATGGCGCCGACGGCGTCGAGGGCGGGACGGACGACAACGCCGATATCGGCAGCTGGCAGTAA
- the gspF gene encoding type II secretion system inner membrane protein GspF, whose protein sequence is MPDFDYLALDTGGRERRGSVAAPTIEDARARLDKRRLYVVRIEAGSGGGGAAAATRARPLLAGGSLFGPRRMSGKALTLFTRQLATLIQVSPLEESLRTISRQTEQPHVRAVLERVHAGVVEGRRLSESMGREPKSFPPLYRAMVSAGEGSGTLPSILERQADLLERQAHMRSKVMTALAYPTVLAFVAMGVVMALMIFVVPQVVEQFDTVGQELPLLTRIVIGLSDFLSGWWWALLLAIALIGFVSWRALKDPGIRLRFDRMLLRIPFIGRLIRDLHAAQMARTLSTMIASRLPLLEGLALTSQTVHNRALRAATDEIVEAIRGGGSLSAALRRADIFPPLLVYLAASGEASGRLDTMLERAADYLEREFEGFTSAALSLLEPAIIVLMGGIVAMIVLSILLPILQLETLAAS, encoded by the coding sequence ATGCCTGATTTCGATTATCTTGCGCTCGACACCGGCGGTCGTGAGCGGCGCGGCAGCGTTGCGGCGCCGACAATCGAGGATGCGCGGGCGCGGCTCGACAAACGCCGCCTCTATGTCGTTCGAATCGAGGCCGGCAGCGGCGGCGGCGGCGCGGCGGCGGCAACGCGGGCGCGTCCGCTGCTGGCGGGCGGCAGCCTGTTCGGCCCGCGGCGCATGTCGGGCAAGGCGCTGACGCTGTTCACCCGCCAGCTCGCGACGCTGATCCAGGTCAGCCCGCTGGAGGAATCGCTCCGCACCATCTCGCGCCAGACCGAACAGCCGCACGTCCGCGCGGTGCTCGAGCGCGTCCATGCCGGCGTCGTCGAAGGCCGCCGACTGTCGGAATCGATGGGCCGCGAGCCGAAGAGCTTTCCGCCGCTCTATCGCGCGATGGTGTCCGCCGGCGAAGGCTCGGGCACCTTGCCGTCGATCCTCGAACGCCAGGCCGATCTCCTCGAACGCCAGGCGCACATGCGCTCCAAGGTGATGACCGCGCTCGCCTACCCGACCGTCCTCGCCTTCGTGGCGATGGGCGTGGTGATGGCGCTGATGATCTTCGTCGTGCCGCAGGTGGTGGAACAGTTCGATACGGTGGGGCAGGAACTGCCGCTGCTGACGCGGATCGTCATCGGTCTTTCGGACTTTCTCAGCGGCTGGTGGTGGGCGTTGCTGCTGGCGATCGCCCTGATCGGGTTCGTCAGCTGGCGCGCGCTGAAGGACCCCGGCATCCGCTTGCGCTTCGATCGCATGCTGCTGCGCATTCCGTTCATCGGCCGGCTGATCCGCGATCTCCATGCCGCGCAGATGGCGCGCACGCTTTCGACGATGATCGCCTCGCGCCTGCCGCTGCTGGAAGGCCTCGCGCTGACCAGCCAGACCGTTCACAATCGCGCACTGCGGGCGGCGACCGATGAGATCGTCGAAGCCATCAGAGGCGGCGGCAGTCTGTCGGCGGCGCTGCGCCGCGCCGACATCTTTCCGCCGCTGCTGGTCTATCTCGCCGCTTCCGGCGAGGCGTCGGGGCGATTGGACACGATGCTGGAACGCGCGGCGGACTATCTGGAACGCGAGTTCGAGGGCTTCACCTCGGCGGCGCTCTCGCTGCTGGAGCCGGCGATCATCGTGCTGATGGGCGGCATCGTCGCCATGATCGTGCTATCCATCCTGCTTCCTATCCTCCAGCTCGAAACGCTGGCGGCATCATGA
- the gspE gene encoding type II secretion system ATPase GspE: MAAADVASVPAAETVYAIPYGFARKFGVVLNGPDEAGGYAVTLREGGNPRVLLEVRRYLGRAFDVTQVPAIEFDWLLSNRYAMDGQAAAMAAGSLGLGDELDLLATDLPTADDLLDTADDAPAIRLINGIIAEAARQGVSDIHIEPYETGLVVRMRVDGVLRETLRMPPHVAPVVVSRIKVMARLDIAERRVPQDGRIGLTLAGKLLDVRVSTLPSRAGERVVLRILDKENAGITLDALGMAPAMHALLREALTEPNGIILVTGPTGSGKTTTLYASLRLLNDGSRNILTVEDPVEYAVEGVGQTQVNSKVGLTFAAGLRAILRQDPDVVMVGEIRDRETAEIAVQASLTGHLVLSTVHTNDAVGAITRMRDMKVEPFLLASTLRAVIAQRLVRRLCPNCRQPMPAGASVAALLGIEPGTTVYEPQGCNDCNGTGFKGRIGVYEAVRVDDTIRRLINEGGDEVAISRHAFRNTTDLTAAARALVREGVTTPEEAVRVSRRETIDA; the protein is encoded by the coding sequence ATGGCTGCGGCCGATGTGGCTTCCGTACCCGCGGCCGAGACGGTCTATGCCATTCCCTACGGCTTCGCCCGCAAGTTCGGCGTCGTTCTCAACGGACCGGACGAGGCGGGCGGCTATGCCGTGACCTTGCGCGAGGGCGGGAACCCGCGCGTGCTGCTGGAGGTGCGGCGCTATCTCGGCCGCGCTTTCGACGTCACCCAGGTGCCCGCGATCGAGTTCGACTGGCTGCTGTCCAACCGGTACGCGATGGACGGACAGGCGGCGGCGATGGCGGCGGGTTCGCTGGGGCTGGGCGATGAGCTCGACCTGCTGGCGACCGACCTGCCGACTGCGGACGACTTGCTCGATACCGCCGACGATGCGCCGGCGATCCGTCTGATCAACGGCATCATCGCCGAGGCCGCGCGGCAGGGCGTGTCGGATATCCATATCGAGCCCTATGAAACCGGCCTCGTCGTGCGCATGCGCGTCGACGGCGTGCTGCGCGAGACGTTGCGGATGCCGCCGCATGTCGCGCCGGTCGTCGTCAGCCGCATCAAGGTCATGGCGCGGCTCGACATCGCCGAGCGCCGCGTGCCGCAGGATGGCCGCATCGGCCTGACCCTCGCCGGAAAGCTGCTCGACGTGCGCGTTTCCACGCTCCCGAGCCGCGCCGGCGAGCGGGTGGTGCTGCGTATCCTCGACAAGGAGAATGCCGGCATCACGCTCGATGCGCTGGGCATGGCGCCGGCGATGCATGCGCTGCTGCGCGAGGCGTTGACCGAACCCAACGGGATCATCCTCGTCACCGGTCCGACCGGCTCGGGCAAGACGACGACGCTCTATGCCAGCCTGCGCCTGCTGAACGACGGATCGCGCAACATCCTGACCGTCGAGGATCCGGTCGAATATGCGGTCGAGGGTGTCGGCCAGACGCAGGTCAATTCCAAGGTCGGCCTGACCTTCGCTGCCGGGCTGCGGGCGATCCTGCGCCAGGATCCGGACGTGGTGATGGTCGGCGAAATCCGCGACCGCGAGACCGCCGAGATCGCGGTGCAGGCCTCGCTCACCGGCCATCTCGTCCTCTCGACCGTCCACACCAACGACGCGGTCGGCGCGATCACGCGCATGCGCGACATGAAGGTGGAGCCTTTTCTGCTCGCTTCGACCTTGCGCGCGGTGATCGCGCAGCGGCTGGTAAGGCGGCTGTGTCCGAACTGCCGCCAGCCGATGCCGGCAGGCGCGTCGGTTGCAGCCTTGCTCGGCATCGAGCCGGGCACGACGGTCTATGAGCCGCAGGGCTGCAACGACTGCAACGGTACCGGCTTCAAGGGGCGTATCGGCGTCTATGAAGCGGTCCGCGTCGACGATACGATCCGCCGGCTGATCAACGAGGGCGGGGACGAGGTCGCGATCTCCCGCCACGCCTTCCGAAACACGACCGATCTCACCGCGGCCGCACGTGCGCTGGTCCGGGAGGGAGTAACCACGCCGGAGGAAGCGGTGCGTGTCTCCCGCCGCGAGACGATCGATGCGTGA
- the gspD gene encoding type II secretion system secretin GspD — translation MKKHLLTIGLALALAAPLPLHAQQTLNVRDADIRAFIQDAARVTGRTFIIDQRVQGKVSVVTDRPLSRSEYFEIFLSTIRANGLIAVPTASGAFRIQPADGAASQPGAVGGASRAPRNAFVTEIFRLKSIDATSAVETIRPLVSREGSVTANRSGNSVVVADFADNIRRIRQVIAEIDRDSATTRLVPLKNAGAREIAQSLQQLVGTGGGEGAAARGPAATIVAIDSSNSIALRGDGPTVARLADIAADLDRRAATGTEIRVLWLQHADAEKMLPVLQQLVGQQPSYSSSSSSGLSRRSSTSGSGGSASDAPAPTPSPSPAASAAPAATGSGGNGGIAGRGPAIITRFEGANALVIAAPPEIQRTLGEVVRQLDTRREQVLVEAVIAEISDATAKRLGVQLLFGGKNAPFAVTNYSNSSPSILSIAGAIGARELSSTTTVINGDTVTTSTNSAVTDLLEQNAAQQILAAQGGFAGFATKIGSDLILGAIVNAVKSDNQSNLLSAPSVMTLDNQEARILVGQEIPITTGQALSNNFDNAFRTVQRQNVGISLEVKPVINAGGTVKLELRQEVSSIAGPVSEDFSDLILNKREIETTITIDDGEIVGIGGLLDDNERRTVEKIPFLGDLPGLGVLFRSKARSRAKTNLMVFIRPTILRTAADSREVSERRYGYMRQQQLDARPEREPTIDELVREYMGAAPPIPASQLVPGDAVAAPAPGAETAPPPAPAEPAIIRPEVRGSTSTIRPVDPATGLEPK, via the coding sequence ATGAAGAAGCATCTCCTGACCATCGGCCTCGCGCTCGCGCTGGCTGCGCCGTTGCCGCTCCATGCGCAGCAGACGCTCAATGTGCGCGATGCGGACATCCGCGCGTTCATCCAGGACGCCGCGCGCGTGACCGGGCGGACCTTCATCATCGACCAGCGCGTGCAGGGGAAGGTGTCGGTGGTGACCGATCGGCCGCTGTCGCGCAGCGAATATTTCGAGATCTTCCTTTCGACGATTCGCGCCAACGGCCTGATCGCGGTGCCGACCGCAAGCGGGGCGTTCCGCATTCAGCCGGCCGATGGCGCCGCCTCGCAGCCCGGCGCCGTCGGCGGCGCCAGCCGCGCGCCGCGCAATGCCTTCGTTACCGAGATCTTCCGCCTGAAGTCGATCGATGCGACCTCTGCGGTCGAGACGATCCGTCCGCTGGTCAGCCGCGAGGGCTCGGTCACCGCCAACCGCTCGGGCAATTCGGTGGTCGTCGCCGATTTCGCCGACAATATCCGCCGCATCCGCCAGGTGATCGCCGAGATCGACCGCGACAGCGCGACGACCCGGCTGGTGCCGTTGAAGAATGCGGGCGCGCGTGAGATCGCGCAGTCTCTGCAGCAGCTCGTCGGCACCGGTGGCGGGGAGGGCGCCGCAGCGCGCGGCCCGGCCGCAACGATCGTCGCCATCGACAGCTCCAACTCGATCGCGCTGCGCGGCGACGGGCCCACCGTTGCACGGCTTGCCGACATCGCCGCCGATCTCGATCGCCGCGCCGCCACCGGCACGGAGATTCGCGTGCTGTGGCTGCAGCATGCCGATGCCGAAAAAATGCTGCCGGTGCTGCAGCAGCTCGTCGGCCAGCAGCCGAGCTATTCCTCCTCCTCGAGCTCGGGGCTCAGCCGCCGCAGCAGCACGAGCGGATCGGGCGGATCCGCGTCCGATGCGCCGGCTCCTACGCCTTCGCCGAGCCCGGCGGCCTCGGCCGCCCCCGCGGCCACCGGTTCCGGCGGCAATGGCGGCATCGCCGGTCGTGGACCCGCGATCATCACCCGATTCGAGGGTGCCAATGCGCTCGTCATCGCCGCGCCGCCCGAGATCCAGCGCACGCTCGGCGAGGTCGTCCGCCAACTCGACACCCGGCGCGAGCAGGTGCTGGTCGAGGCGGTCATCGCCGAAATTTCGGACGCGACCGCCAAGCGGCTCGGCGTCCAGCTCCTCTTCGGCGGCAAGAACGCGCCTTTCGCCGTCACCAACTATTCGAACAGCTCGCCGAGCATCCTTTCGATCGCCGGTGCGATCGGCGCGCGGGAGCTGAGCTCTACGACCACCGTCATCAACGGCGACACCGTCACCACCAGCACCAACTCCGCGGTTACCGACCTGCTCGAGCAGAACGCGGCGCAGCAGATCCTCGCGGCGCAGGGGGGCTTTGCCGGTTTCGCGACCAAGATCGGGAGCGACCTGATCCTCGGCGCGATCGTCAACGCGGTGAAGTCGGACAACCAGTCCAACCTGCTGTCTGCGCCTTCGGTGATGACGCTCGACAATCAGGAAGCGCGCATCCTCGTCGGGCAGGAAATCCCGATCACCACCGGCCAGGCGCTCAGCAACAATTTCGACAATGCGTTCCGCACCGTTCAGCGCCAGAATGTCGGCATCTCGCTGGAGGTGAAACCGGTGATCAACGCGGGCGGCACGGTGAAGCTGGAACTGCGGCAGGAGGTCAGCTCGATCGCCGGCCCGGTGAGCGAGGATTTCTCGGACCTGATCCTCAACAAGCGCGAGATCGAGACGACGATTACGATCGACGACGGCGAGATCGTCGGCATCGGTGGCCTTCTCGACGACAATGAGCGGCGCACGGTCGAAAAGATCCCGTTCCTCGGCGACCTTCCCGGGCTCGGTGTGCTGTTCCGCTCCAAGGCGCGGTCGCGCGCCAAGACCAACCTGATGGTGTTCATCCGCCCGACGATCCTGCGCACCGCCGCGGATTCGCGCGAGGTTTCCGAGCGCCGCTACGGCTACATGCGCCAGCAGCAACTCGATGCGCGACCCGAGCGCGAGCCGACGATCGACGAACTGGTGCGCGAGTATATGGGCGCTGCGCCGCCGATTCCGGCGTCCCAGCTTGTTCCTGGCGATGCGGTTGCGGCGCCCGCGCCGGGTGCTGAAACCGCGCCGCCGCCGGCACCGGCAGAACCTGCGATCATCCGCCCCGAAGTCCGCGGTTCGACCTCAACGATCCGGCCGGTCGATCCCGCGACCGGGCTGGAGCCGAAGTGA